The Acidipropionibacterium virtanenii DNA segment TCCAAGCTCGATGCGATCATCGCCGCTCTCGCCATCCCGGTCGACCTGCCTCCCGCCCCCCAGCCCTCGACAATGGATCAGGACCTGCGCAGCATCCGGATGCAGGAGGGTCCGATCCAGGCGATCAAGCGGTGCCGGGAGATGACCGGCTGGGGCCTCAAGGAGGCCAAGCTGTACGTCGAGGCCCTCTGATCCGGATGATCGGGGCGGGCGGACTCTCAGTCGCAGCCCTCGACCCCGCAGGACTCCCCGGCGGGACCGCTCACCGGCACCAGCGGGGACTTCTCGGTGAGATTCCACACCTGCTCGAGAACGTCGACGAGGGTGTCGACGGGCTGGGCGCCCGAGACGGAGTACTGGCCGGCGAGCACGAAGGTCGGCACTGCGGAGATCCCGTGGTCCCGGGCCCGGTCCTCGTCGGCGCGCACCTCGTCCGCATATCTGTCGGAGGTCAGGACGGTGTCCACCTCGTCGGTGTCCAGGCCGATGCCCACGGCCAGATCCCGCAGCACCCGGTGGTCACCGACGGCCTGTCCGTCAGTGAAGTAGGCCTTCTCGAAGGCGGTCTGAGCCTCTTCCGACAGGCCTCGTGCGGCCGCGAGGTGGGCGAGGCGGTGTGCGTCGAAGGTGTTGGCCGGGTGGGCGTCGCGCCAGTTGAACTCGAGACCGACGGCCCCCATCGCCTCGGCGACCTGCTGCTGGTTGGCCTCGGCCTCATCCCGGGTCATCTGGTACTTGGCGGCGAGCTGATCGGTGAGGTCGGCCTGAGGATCATTGACGGCCCCCGGGTCGAGTTCGAAGCTCCGCCAGACGACCTCGACCTGGTCGGCGTGATCGAAGCGCTCGAGTGCGAGCTGGAGATGGCGTCCTCCGATGTAGCAGAAGGGGCAGACGATGTCGGACCAGATGTCGATTCTCACCTCTGCGCAACGCTGCTCAACGGCGTGAGATTCCCGACCCCCGTTCAGCGGTGCCCGGCCGGCAGATGCGTCCAGGTGCCGACCGCGGTCCCCCGGTTCGCCAGGATGCAGGACTTCGTGGAGGATCCGCCCCGCACCTGGCTGGAACGCATGTTCCACCTGGTCCGCCACATGGAGATGCCGCACGGCGGACACTTCGCCGCGCTGGAGGCGCCGGACCTCCTGGCCGAGGACCTGCTGGCATTCACGAGTTCACTCGATCAGGGATGAGATCCTGTCCCCACCGGTCTTGGAAGGGAGAACCGCAATGTCCGTCTACCTGACCAGCGATCTCCACATCAGTCACCGCAAGGTCGCGGGCATCCGCGGCTTCGACGATCTGGCCGCACATGACCGGACCGTCATGTCGAGCCTGCACAAGAAGTTGAGAGCCGAGGACGACCTGTGGATCCTGGGCGACCTGTCGGCCAGCACCGACGGCGAGGCGGAAGCGCTGGCGCTGCTGGCCGAACTTCCCTGCCGGCTGCACCTGGTGTGCGGCAATCACGACCGTGTCTCGGCCATCCACCGCGACGGCTGGAAGCACCAGCGCCGGTTCATGGAGGTGTTCACCTCGGTCTCCGAGTTCGCCCGGCGCCGCGGCCCCGACGGGGTTCAGGTGCTGCTGTCCCACTATCCCTACGGGGACGCCGACCACACCGACCGGGCGCGCTACACCCAGTGGCGGCTGCCCGATGAGGGCGCGTGGCTGTGCCACGGCCACACCCACCAGCCCGAGCGCATCTCCGGCCCGCGGCAGATCCACGTCGGCTGGGACGCCTGGCACCGGCCGGTGGCCTGGCACGAGATCGAGAAGATCATCGGCGACCCGCTGGCCCGTCCTCCTGTCCCCTTCGAGGTGTTCCGGCCCGGTGTGTACCTGCACGGCACGAAGGCCACGCTGGCTCCCGGTGACGGGGTCGCCGCCGGACACCGCTCCAATTTCGAGGACGGGCGCGTCAGCAACCACGTGTACATCTCCCAGACCCTGGACGCGGCGGAATGGGGCGCCGAGCTGGCTGTCGGCGACGGCCCGGGACGCATCTACATCGTCGAACCCACCGGCGACGTCGAGGACGACCCGAACGTCACCGACAAGCGCTTTCCTGGCAATCCGACCCTCTCCTTCCGCAGCCGCGAACCGGTGCGCGTGGTCGGCGAGCTGGAGAGCTGGACCGGTCACTCCCCCGCCCAGATCTCGGCCATGCGCGACGGGCTGGCCGAGCTCCGTCGCCGCGGGGAGGCCGTCATCATCGACTGACGACATGCGCCGAACCGATCAGGCATCGGGCGTGACGACCGCCCGGCCCGGCCCGCTGTACGCCCAGGCGCGGTCGACGCGGGACAGTGGGAAGCCGACATACGGCGCATCGAGGGTGCCGTCGGCGATCGACGCGATGATGTGCGGTATCTGCCCGCGGACGGTCTCGAAGGACGTGCCTCCGGCCCCGCTGCCGCTGATGCGTATCCGGCGGCTGCGCAGCAGGTCCGCGGGGACCGTCGCCCCCTGTCCGGCGAGCGCGCCGATCTGCACGTAGGAGATGTCGGTCCGGTCGTCGTCCATCCCGTGCCGACCGAGCGCCGCGAAGGCCGACTCGGCAGCCGCA contains these protein-coding regions:
- a CDS encoding DsbA family oxidoreductase, whose protein sequence is MRIDIWSDIVCPFCYIGGRHLQLALERFDHADQVEVVWRSFELDPGAVNDPQADLTDQLAAKYQMTRDEAEANQQQVAEAMGAVGLEFNWRDAHPANTFDAHRLAHLAAARGLSEEAQTAFEKAYFTDGQAVGDHRVLRDLAVGIGLDTDEVDTVLTSDRYADEVRADEDRARDHGISAVPTFVLAGQYSVSGAQPVDTLVDVLEQVWNLTEKSPLVPVSGPAGESCGVEGCD
- the arr gene encoding NAD(+)--rifampin ADP-ribosyltransferase, encoding MGDPLARPPVPFEVFRPGVYLHGTKATLAPGDGVAAGHRSNFEDGRVSNHVYISQTLDAAEWGAELAVGDGPGRIYIVEPTGDVEDDPNVTDKRFPGNPTLSFRSREPVRVVGELESWTGHSPAQISAMRDGLAELRRRGEAVIID